The genome window CTGCAACCTCAGATAGCCCTATTGTGTCTTACGTTCAGATGCCGATAGACCGCGACCAGTTCTGGAAAATGCTCGAACCGTTGCACCCGCAGGCGGAAAGTTTCTGCCGCAAGCTTACCGGCAACCGGCTCGACGGCGATGATCTTTATCAGGAAGCCGTTTTGTGCGCCCTGACACATAGCGACTCTTTGCGGAAGGAAGAGGCTTTCAAGCCGTGGCTTTACCGAATCATCCTCAACCGTTTCAGGAATCGCGCCCGACGGGAATGGTGGCGCCGCCATCTTCGCCTGAGCGACCTGAGACCGGATGAGGAACCGTCGCGCGACCCGACCTCAGGTCTCGATTCAAAGCGGTATCTGGAACTGGCAATGGCGCATCTTAAGACCAAAGAGCGGGCGCTGGTGACCCTGTTCGAGCTGGAAGGATGG of Candidatus Zixiibacteriota bacterium contains these proteins:
- a CDS encoding RNA polymerase sigma factor translates to ATSDSPIVSYVQMPIDRDQFWKMLEPLHPQAESFCRKLTGNRLDGDDLYQEAVLCALTHSDSLRKEEAFKPWLYRIILNRFRNRARREWWRRHLRLSDLRPDEEPSRDPTSGLDSKRYLELAMAHLKTKERALVTLFELEGWSLREVASLLDEPEGTIKARLSRARARMRKALMSHLTRKSEQKRTEERYELPESTASSE